From one Lotus japonicus ecotype B-129 chromosome 3, LjGifu_v1.2 genomic stretch:
- the LOC130745670 gene encoding D-3-phosphoglycerate dehydrogenase 2, chloroplastic-like translates to MASSACTKPIFPSTFSSSSSSESSTSKSSNISFLSSTTFPKLSHASTTTSRHSQQRSTVVNAVLKTVDQTQTSVSSSSSNDVGNLSLKPTILVSEKLGDAGIQVLREFGHVECSYDLSPEELCKKISSCDALIVRSGTKVTREVFEASKGRLKVVGRAGVGIDNVDLQAATEFGCLVVNAPTANTIAAAEHGIALLAAMARNVAQADAALKAGKWLRSKYVGVSMVGKTLAVMGFGKVGSEVARRAKGLGMNVIAHDPYAPADRARAIGVELVSFDQAISTADFISLHMPLTPATNKVFNDETFAKMKKGVRIVNVARGGVIDEDALVKALDSGIVAQAALDVFTEEPPSKDSKLVQHENVTVTPHLGASTKEAQEGVAIEIAEAVVGALKGELSATAVNAPMVAPEVLLELAPYVLLAEKLGKLAVQLVSGGSGITSVKVVYGSARGPDDLDTRLLRAMITKGIIEPISNTIVNLVNADFVAKQKGLRISEEKVVVADSSPELPVDSIQVQVFNVDSKFASAISESGQISIEGKVKFGVPHLTCVGSFGVDVSLEGNLILCRQVDQPGMIGSVGNILGERNVNVSFMSVGRTSRGKKAIMAIGVDEEPGKEALETIGAVPAIEEFVFLKL, encoded by the exons ATGGCTTCCTCTGCTTGCACCAAACCCATCTTCCcctccaccttctcctcttcttcctcttcagaaTCATCCACGTCCAAATCCTCTAACATCTCATTCCTCAGCTCCACCACCTTCCCCAAGCTCTCTCACgcttccaccaccacctcccgCCACTCTCAACAACGTTCCACGGTGGTCAACGCTGTTTTGAAAACAGTTGACCAAACACAAACCTCTGTTTCAAGCTCAAGCTCCAACGATGTCGGAAACCTGAGCCTGAAGCCCACCATCCTCGTCTCCGAGAAGCTCGGCGATGCGGGGATTCAGGTGCTGCGCGAGTTCGGTCACGTGGAATGTTCCTACGACCTCTCGCCGGAGGAGCTCTGCAAGAAGATCTCGTCCTGCGATGCTCTGATCGTGAGGAGTGGCACCAAGGTGACGAGGGAGGTGTTTGAAGCTTCTAAAGGGAGGTTGAAGGTTGTGGGGAGAGCTGGTGTGGGTATTGACAATGTGGATCTGCAAGCTGCTACTGAGTTTGGTTGCCTTGTTGTCAATGCGCCGACGGCGAATACTATTGCTGCGGCGGAGCATGGGATCGCTCTTCTCGCCGCCATGGCCCGGAATGTTGCACAGGCTGATGCTGCCCTCAAAGCTG GAAAATGGCTGAGAAGCAAGTATGTGGGAGTTTCTATGGTTGGGAAGACATTAGCGGTGATGGGGTTTGGAAAAGTTGGATCTGAAGTGGCGAGGCGTGCAAAGGGGCTTGGGATGAATGTGATTGCTCATGATCCTTATGCTCCAGCTGATAGAGCCCGTGCAATCGGTGTGGAGCTGGTGTCATTTGATCAAGCCATCTCCACTGCTGATTTCATCTCCCTTCACATGCCACTTACTCCAGCTACTAATAAAGTCTTCAATGATGAGACTTTTGCAAAGATGAAGAAGGGAGTTCGCATTGTCAATGTTGCTAGAGGAGGAGTTATTGATGAAGATGCATTAGTAAAAGCACTTGATAGTGGAATTGTTGCTCAG GCTGCTCTTGACGTGTTTACTGAGGAGCCTCCATCTAAAGATAGCAAGTTAGTTCAACACGAGAATGTCACCGTTACGCCGCATCTTGGAGCTAGCACCAAAGAGGCACag GAAGGTGTAGCTATTGAAATAGCAGAGGCTGTGGTTGGAGCCTTAAAGGGGGAACTTTCAGCAACTGCAGTCAATGCTCCTATGGTTGCTCCTGAG GTTCTGTTGGAGCTGGCTCCATATGTGTTGCTAGCTGAGAAACTGGGCAAGTTAGCTGTGCAGTTGGTATCCGGAGGAAGTGGAATCACATCTGTGAAGGTGGTTTACGGATCAGCTAGGGGACCGGACGACCTCGACACCAGACTCCTACGAGCGATGATCACGAAAGGCATCATTGAACCAATATCAAACACAATTGTGAACCTTGTGAATGCTGATTTCGTTGCCAAGCAGAAAGGGCTTCGCATAAGCGAGGAAAAAGTGGTTGTTGCTGATTCATCTCCAGAGCTACCTGTTGATTCAATCCAGGTACAGGTATTCAATGTGGATTCCAAATTCGCCAGCGCCATATCGGAGAGCGGTCAGATCAGCATTGAAGGGAAAGTGAAGTTTGGTGTGCCCCACCTGACATGTGTGGGATCCTTTGGTGTTGATGTGAGCTTAGAAGGGAACCTGATCTTGTGCCGACAGGTGGATCAGCCTGGGATGATTGGCAGTGTTGGAAACATACTGGGTGAACGAAACGTCAATGTGAGCTTTATGAGTGTGGGAAGGACATCTCGTGGGAAGAAAGCTATTATGGCTATTGGTGTGGATGAAGAACCAGGCAAGGAGGCTCTTGAGACTATTGGAGCTGTGCCTGCTATTGAAGAGTTCGTATTTCTCAAGCTATAG